One Leclercia pneumoniae genomic region harbors:
- a CDS encoding TIGR00645 family protein gives MERFFENAMYASRWLLAPVYFGLSLALIALGIKFFQEIFHVLPHIFSVAESDLILVLLSLVDMTLVGGLLVMVMFSGYENFVSQLDISADKEKLNWLGKMDASSLKNKVAASIVAISSIHLLRVFMDAKNIPDNKLMWYVIIHLTFVLSAFVMGYLDKLNRSK, from the coding sequence ATGGAACGCTTTTTCGAAAACGCAATGTATGCTTCCCGCTGGTTATTAGCCCCGGTCTATTTTGGCCTTTCGCTGGCGTTAATTGCCCTCGGTATTAAATTCTTTCAGGAAATCTTTCACGTCCTGCCCCATATTTTCAGCGTCGCCGAATCCGATCTGATCCTTGTTCTGTTATCGCTGGTGGACATGACCCTGGTGGGCGGTCTGCTGGTGATGGTGATGTTCTCTGGCTACGAGAACTTCGTCTCTCAGCTGGATATCTCTGCCGATAAAGAGAAGCTCAACTGGCTGGGCAAGATGGATGCGTCTTCGCTGAAGAACAAAGTGGCGGCGTCGATTGTTGCAATCTCATCGATTCATCTGCTGCGGGTGTTTATGGACGCCAAAAATATCCCGGATAACAAACTGATGTGGTATGTGATTATCCACCTGACGTTCGTGTTATCGGCGTTTGTGATGGGGTATCTGGATAAGCTGAATCGCAGCAAGTAA
- a CDS encoding ESA_00282 family adhesion-associated protein, with product MNSIFYTVITLLLLTAVVLVLMRDFNKSSDDAVGQASPPPPPLSKEEGEDHFSLLMNAITPVWYWRVNHEYIDFLHATIKRMNMAELNSIPGLFDAQRRCSDLNSAVYKYYDNIKKRCLNGEKVSHSDLDVLNLRQCFREFSMEAYPALVVLVWPEYQRPMVKPEHV from the coding sequence ATGAACAGCATTTTTTATACTGTCATTACATTGTTATTGCTTACTGCGGTTGTTCTTGTATTGATGCGCGATTTCAATAAAAGCAGCGATGATGCAGTCGGGCAGGCCTCGCCGCCGCCGCCGCCTCTGTCCAAAGAGGAGGGGGAGGACCATTTTTCGCTGTTAATGAATGCCATTACCCCGGTGTGGTATTGGCGGGTTAATCATGAATATATTGATTTTCTCCATGCCACAATTAAACGAATGAACATGGCGGAATTAAATAGTATTCCCGGCTTGTTTGACGCTCAACGCCGTTGTAGCGATCTCAACTCGGCGGTCTACAAATATTACGATAATATCAAAAAGCGCTGCCTGAACGGAGAAAAGGTCTCCCACTCCGATCTCGATGTGCTGAACCTGCGCCAGTGTTTCCGCGAATTTAGCATGGAGGCTTATCCGGCACTGGTGGTGCTGGTGTGGCCGGAATACCAGCGCCCGATGGTTAAGCCTGAGCATGTGTAA
- the yghX gene encoding YghX family hydrolase, protein MTRLTAKDFPQELLDSYDYYAHGKISKREFLNLAAKYAVGGVTALALFNMLKPNYALAEQVKFTDPDIVPEYITYPSPEGHGEVRGYLVKPAKAAGKVPAVVVVHENRGLNPYIEDVARRVAKAGYIALAPDGLSSVGGYPGNDEEGKVLQQKVDPTKLMNDFFAAIAFMQQHPEATGKVGITGFCYGGGVSNAAAVAWPELACAVPFYGRQPPAADAAKVKAPLLLHFAELDKNINEGWPAWEAALKANNKVYEAYIYPGVNHGFHNDSTPRYDEAAAELAWKRTLGWFEKYLS, encoded by the coding sequence ATGACACGTCTCACCGCCAAAGATTTTCCGCAAGAGTTGCTCGACAGCTATGACTATTACGCCCATGGCAAAATCAGCAAACGTGAATTCCTCAACCTGGCGGCAAAGTATGCTGTTGGCGGCGTGACGGCGCTGGCGCTGTTTAACATGCTCAAGCCCAACTATGCCCTGGCGGAGCAGGTTAAGTTTACCGATCCCGATATTGTGCCGGAGTACATCACCTATCCTTCGCCCGAGGGGCACGGTGAAGTGCGGGGCTATCTGGTCAAACCGGCCAAAGCCGCCGGCAAGGTCCCGGCGGTGGTGGTGGTGCATGAGAACCGTGGCCTGAATCCCTATATCGAAGACGTTGCGCGTCGGGTCGCAAAGGCGGGGTATATCGCCCTGGCGCCTGATGGCCTGAGTTCAGTCGGCGGCTATCCGGGTAACGACGAAGAGGGGAAGGTGTTACAGCAGAAGGTCGATCCCACCAAACTGATGAACGATTTCTTTGCCGCTATTGCGTTTATGCAGCAGCATCCGGAGGCCACCGGCAAGGTGGGGATAACCGGATTTTGCTATGGCGGCGGAGTCTCTAACGCGGCGGCGGTCGCCTGGCCTGAGCTCGCCTGCGCCGTCCCGTTCTATGGTCGTCAGCCCCCGGCGGCAGATGCCGCGAAGGTCAAGGCACCGTTGCTTCTGCACTTTGCCGAACTGGATAAAAACATTAATGAAGGCTGGCCCGCCTGGGAGGCGGCGCTGAAAGCAAATAATAAGGTTTACGAGGCCTATATCTACCCCGGCGTGAATCATGGCTTTCATAACGACTCGACGCCACGTTACGACGAAGCGGCAGCGGAGCTGGCGTGGAAGCGCACGTTAGGATGGTTTGAAAAGTATCTGAGCTAA
- a CDS encoding methyl-accepting chemotaxis protein — translation MQMLRNFTIRFVLLTILGIFCLMWAGVGLYSTWSLSKMSDGNEIDRQLVKQMTVLSQGNDQYFRFVTRLTRAMDVKAAGGSPDLAPVQQALDNMSKKLAEMKAMSPGPMDAQVSAQVIASWQALLENGVIPQMQFAQQGNVDGYRQQANNVTPPLSRAFGASAENFNKAADRLLDTTRVMVDNFTSITRTVIIVATIIGLLILLFTDRYLVAMLVKPLDRIREHFRQIAQGDLSQPITPFGRNCVGQLVPLLSAMQDSLREAVSTIRSGSDNIWRGATEISSGNNDLSSRTEEQAAALEETAASMEQLTATVKLNADNARQASQLADVASTTASRGGALVEDVISTMTGISDSSKKIAEITNVINSIAFQTNILALNAAVEAARAGEQGRGFAVVAGEVRNLASRSANAAKEIEGLIADSVSRVEQGSQLVNDTGTTMEAVLRAVTEVTTIMKQIAAASEEQSKGISQVGVAITQMDGVTQQNASLVEQVSAAASALERQTEELQRSVQKFRLSAQEPVAAPPSAPVRLKPAAASAAEDWTNF, via the coding sequence ATGCAAATGCTTCGTAATTTCACGATCCGTTTCGTTCTGCTGACGATTCTTGGGATCTTTTGTTTAATGTGGGCAGGCGTCGGGCTGTATAGCACCTGGTCCCTTTCTAAAATGTCGGACGGTAATGAAATCGACCGCCAACTGGTCAAACAGATGACGGTCCTGAGCCAGGGCAACGATCAGTATTTTCGTTTCGTGACCCGCCTGACCCGCGCTATGGATGTTAAAGCGGCAGGAGGCTCGCCAGATCTCGCGCCTGTACAGCAGGCGCTGGATAACATGAGCAAAAAACTGGCGGAGATGAAAGCCATGTCTCCGGGGCCGATGGATGCGCAGGTCTCAGCCCAGGTCATTGCCAGCTGGCAGGCGTTACTGGAAAACGGCGTCATCCCTCAGATGCAGTTCGCACAGCAGGGCAACGTGGACGGTTACCGTCAGCAGGCCAATAACGTCACGCCGCCGCTCAGTCGCGCGTTTGGCGCCAGCGCTGAAAACTTCAATAAAGCCGCCGATCGCCTGCTGGATACGACCCGCGTGATGGTAGACAACTTCACCAGCATCACCCGCACGGTGATTATCGTGGCGACCATCATTGGCCTGTTGATCCTGCTGTTTACCGATCGCTATCTGGTCGCCATGCTGGTGAAACCGCTGGATCGTATTCGCGAACATTTCCGCCAGATTGCGCAGGGCGACCTCAGTCAGCCTATTACCCCCTTTGGCCGTAACTGTGTTGGTCAGCTGGTGCCGCTGCTGAGCGCCATGCAGGATAGCCTGCGCGAAGCGGTCAGCACTATCCGCTCGGGCAGCGATAACATCTGGCGCGGGGCGACGGAGATCTCCAGCGGCAATAACGACCTCTCATCACGTACCGAAGAGCAGGCGGCCGCGCTGGAAGAGACCGCCGCCAGCATGGAGCAGCTGACGGCCACGGTGAAATTGAACGCAGATAATGCCCGTCAGGCCAGCCAGCTTGCGGATGTGGCCTCGACTACCGCCAGCCGGGGCGGTGCGCTGGTTGAAGATGTGATCAGCACCATGACCGGCATCTCGGACAGCTCGAAGAAAATCGCTGAGATCACCAATGTGATCAACAGCATCGCCTTCCAGACCAACATTCTGGCGCTGAACGCTGCGGTGGAAGCGGCGCGTGCGGGCGAGCAGGGGCGTGGTTTTGCGGTGGTGGCGGGCGAAGTCCGTAATCTGGCCAGCCGCAGCGCCAATGCGGCGAAAGAGATCGAAGGGCTGATCGCTGATTCTGTCTCCCGGGTGGAGCAGGGTTCGCAGCTGGTTAACGACACGGGCACCACCATGGAAGCGGTGCTGCGGGCGGTAACCGAAGTGACCACCATCATGAAGCAGATTGCCGCCGCCTCGGAAGAGCAGAGCAAGGGCATTTCGCAGGTGGGCGTCGCCATCACCCAGATGGATGGCGTGACTCAGCAGAATGCGTCGCTGGTGGAGCAAGTTTCCGCCGCCGCCTCTGCGCTTGAGCGCCAGACCGAAGAGCTACAGCGGTCGGTGCAGAAGTTCCGTCTCTCAGCTCAGGAGCCTGTCGCCGCGCCGCCAAGCGCCCCGGTTCGCCTGAAACCCGCCGCGGCGTCAGCCGCAGAAGACTGGACCAATTTCTAA
- a CDS encoding sensor domain-containing diguanylate cyclase, with protein MSEQALRQQIQNLKKHNARLVRLARDARSKLSAALDGTGLCLWQLDIPSGKLIIYNRRWGSMLGYQPKELSAQFEVWREHLHPDDKQDVLDAFYDHLNGKTPFYEALHRMQHRNGTITWVLDRGRVTEWDENGAPLKVTGTHIDMTKEKQYEEQLAQLANHDPLTGLANRHALLQHFEQLKAHGPLCVAFIDLDDFKDVNDAFGHRSGDELLIQLSQRLRESCPPDSIVGRLGGDEFVLLLPLALSSLQVTRIAQQCLHAALTPFELDNGQARVGASVGIDEVQEEDDFVNALKRADRSMYQIKHTGKNGVALGQTPLSLPRLETGT; from the coding sequence ATGTCAGAGCAGGCGTTAAGACAACAGATTCAGAATCTCAAAAAGCACAATGCCCGGCTCGTCAGGCTAGCACGTGACGCCCGCAGTAAGCTGAGCGCTGCGCTGGACGGGACGGGTCTCTGTCTCTGGCAGCTGGATATTCCCAGCGGCAAGCTGATTATCTATAACCGCCGATGGGGTTCGATGCTGGGCTATCAGCCGAAAGAGCTTAGCGCCCAGTTTGAGGTCTGGCGGGAGCACCTCCATCCCGATGACAAGCAAGACGTGCTGGACGCGTTTTACGATCATCTGAACGGTAAGACCCCCTTCTATGAAGCGCTGCACCGTATGCAGCACAGAAACGGTACCATCACCTGGGTGCTTGACCGGGGCCGCGTGACCGAATGGGATGAAAACGGCGCGCCGCTGAAGGTGACCGGCACCCATATTGATATGACCAAAGAGAAGCAGTACGAAGAGCAGTTGGCGCAGCTGGCTAACCACGACCCGCTCACCGGGCTGGCTAACCGTCATGCGCTGCTGCAACACTTTGAACAGCTTAAAGCCCACGGTCCGCTGTGCGTGGCCTTTATTGATCTTGATGATTTCAAAGACGTTAACGACGCCTTCGGACACCGCAGCGGTGACGAACTGCTGATCCAGCTTAGCCAGCGTTTACGGGAAAGCTGCCCACCAGACAGCATCGTCGGGCGTCTCGGTGGCGACGAATTTGTGCTTTTACTCCCCCTTGCACTCTCCAGCCTGCAGGTGACGCGCATTGCTCAGCAGTGTCTGCACGCCGCCCTCACCCCCTTTGAGCTGGACAATGGCCAGGCGCGGGTGGGCGCGTCGGTGGGCATTGATGAGGTGCAGGAGGAGGATGACTTTGTGAATGCCCTCAAGCGCGCCGATCGGTCGATGTATCAGATCAAACATACCGGTAAAAACGGCGTCGCCCTCGGGCAGACGCCCCTCTCTCTCCCCCGTCTGGAAACCGGAACATGA
- the fucR gene encoding L-fucose operon activator, which produces MKNSRQQAIIQRLATCDWLTTDALADALAVSKETIRRDLKALQEQGKIVRHHGRARAIHPDRQDGGEPFGARLKSHYADKADIARLALDWVSEGMTLALDASSTCFHLAKQLPDIALTVFTNSLPICQEMARRERVTLICSGGTLERKYRCYVNPMLVTQLKSLEIDLFIFSCEGVDEQGIMWDPSPDNARFKTQLLSRASQSLLLIDKSKFRRSSEVKIGHLSQVTQLISDAELVRR; this is translated from the coding sequence ATGAAAAACAGCCGTCAGCAGGCCATTATTCAGCGGCTGGCGACGTGCGACTGGCTGACGACGGACGCGCTGGCCGACGCGCTGGCGGTGAGTAAAGAGACGATACGCCGGGATCTGAAAGCGCTGCAGGAGCAGGGGAAGATTGTGCGCCATCACGGGCGGGCGCGGGCGATCCACCCGGACAGGCAAGACGGCGGTGAGCCCTTTGGCGCGCGGCTGAAAAGCCATTACGCCGACAAAGCCGATATTGCTCGCCTCGCGCTGGACTGGGTGAGCGAAGGGATGACACTGGCGCTGGATGCCAGTTCGACCTGCTTTCATCTGGCAAAACAGCTCCCCGATATCGCCCTGACGGTGTTTACCAATAGCCTGCCGATTTGCCAGGAGATGGCCAGACGCGAACGCGTTACGCTAATTTGCTCCGGCGGTACCCTTGAGCGTAAATACCGCTGCTATGTGAACCCCATGCTGGTCACCCAGTTGAAATCGCTGGAGATCGATCTGTTTATCTTTTCCTGCGAGGGGGTAGATGAGCAGGGCATTATGTGGGATCCCTCGCCCGATAATGCCCGTTTTAAAACCCAGCTACTTAGCCGCGCCAGCCAGTCCTTGCTGTTGATCGACAAGAGTAAGTTCCGACGTTCCAGCGAAGTGAAAATTGGCCACCTGTCACAGGTCACCCAACTTATCTCCGACGCGGAGCTCGTCAGGCGATAG
- the exbD gene encoding TonB system transport protein ExbD, producing MAMRLNENLDDNGEMHEINVTPFIDVMLVLLIIFMVAAPLATVDVKVNLPASSSQPQPRPEKPIYLSVKADKSMFLGNDPVTDASVIPALDALTQGKKDTTVFFRADKTVDYETMMKVMDTLHQAGYLKIGLVGEEKTAAK from the coding sequence ATGGCGATGCGTCTTAATGAAAATCTGGACGATAACGGTGAAATGCATGAAATCAACGTAACGCCGTTCATCGACGTTATGCTGGTTCTGCTTATTATCTTCATGGTTGCTGCGCCGCTGGCGACGGTAGACGTGAAGGTGAATCTGCCGGCCTCCTCCAGCCAGCCGCAGCCGCGTCCGGAAAAACCGATCTACCTGTCCGTTAAGGCAGATAAATCGATGTTCCTGGGCAATGACCCGGTGACCGATGCGTCTGTGATCCCGGCGCTCGACGCGCTGACGCAGGGCAAGAAAGACACGACGGTCTTCTTCCGCGCCGATAAAACCGTCGACTATGAAACCATGATGAAGGTAATGGACACGCTGCACCAGGCGGGTTATCTGAAGATTGGTCTGGTCGGCGAAGAGAAAACGGCAGCGAAATAA
- a CDS encoding aldo/keto reductase, translating into MPWNASPERYETMQYRRCGNSGLRLPALSLGLWHSFGHVHPLESQRALLRKAFDCGITHFDLANNYGPPPGSAEENFGRLLRQDFAAYRDELIISTKAGYDMWPGPYGSGGSRKYLLASLDQSLSRMGLDYVDIFYSHRVDEATPMEETASALALAVQSGKALYVGISSYSPERTQKMADLLREWKIPLLIHQPSYNLLNRWVDKSGLLDTLKANGTGCIAFTPLAQGLLTGKYLNGIPEGSRMQREGKKVRGLTENMLTEANLASLRLLNEMAEQRGQTMAQMALSWLLKDERVTSVLIGASRPEQLEENVKSLDNLHFTADELARIDRHVADGELNLWQASSDK; encoded by the coding sequence ATGCCCTGGAACGCCTCCCCCGAACGTTACGAAACCATGCAGTACCGCCGCTGTGGTAACAGCGGCCTGCGTCTGCCCGCACTGTCGCTGGGCTTATGGCACAGCTTCGGTCACGTTCATCCCCTCGAATCCCAGCGCGCCCTGCTGCGTAAAGCCTTCGACTGTGGGATCACCCACTTCGATCTCGCCAATAACTACGGCCCACCGCCGGGCAGCGCCGAGGAGAACTTTGGCCGTCTGCTGCGTCAGGATTTCGCCGCCTACCGCGACGAGCTGATTATCTCCACCAAAGCGGGATATGACATGTGGCCCGGCCCCTATGGCTCAGGCGGCTCGCGCAAGTATCTGCTCGCCAGTCTCGACCAGAGCCTGAGCCGGATGGGTCTGGATTACGTGGATATTTTTTACTCCCACCGGGTAGATGAGGCGACGCCCATGGAGGAGACCGCCTCTGCGCTGGCCCTGGCGGTGCAGAGCGGAAAAGCGCTCTATGTGGGTATCTCGTCCTACTCGCCCGAGCGGACGCAGAAGATGGCTGACTTACTGCGCGAGTGGAAAATTCCGCTCCTGATTCATCAGCCCTCTTACAACTTGCTGAACCGCTGGGTCGATAAAAGTGGATTACTGGATACGCTCAAGGCCAACGGCACGGGTTGTATCGCCTTTACCCCGCTAGCGCAGGGTCTGCTGACCGGCAAATACCTGAATGGCATTCCTGAAGGGTCGCGCATGCAGCGTGAAGGCAAAAAAGTGCGTGGACTGACGGAGAATATGCTGACCGAAGCGAACCTCGCCAGCCTGCGGTTATTGAATGAGATGGCGGAACAGCGCGGCCAGACCATGGCGCAGATGGCGCTGAGCTGGCTGTTAAAAGATGAGCGCGTTACATCAGTGCTTATCGGCGCCAGCCGACCAGAACAGCTGGAAGAGAATGTGAAGTCGCTGGATAACCTGCACTTTACCGCAGACGAGCTGGCGAGGATTGATCGTCATGTGGCGGATGGGGAGTTGAACTTGTGGCAGGCGTCGTCAGATAAATAG
- a CDS encoding cytoplasmic protein gives MKEVDNNNVYLTLDDKNSDEFILKQNLDTLKMIKNEEMARIAKELVSIPAALVRLKWHNRREIYPLQVKEEIYGATLSAIIERQPALKDKIMARLESNYQYLLARETATLRITRKLADGGYRASCVTTVALDEEYLAKHQQNDPV, from the coding sequence ATGAAAGAAGTTGATAATAACAATGTATATTTGACTTTAGATGATAAAAATAGCGACGAGTTTATCTTAAAGCAGAATCTCGACACGCTTAAAATGATCAAAAATGAAGAGATGGCGCGCATCGCCAAAGAACTGGTATCGATTCCGGCCGCGCTGGTTCGTCTGAAGTGGCATAATCGTCGGGAAATTTATCCCCTGCAGGTCAAAGAAGAGATCTACGGCGCCACTCTCAGCGCCATAATTGAACGCCAGCCCGCGCTGAAAGATAAAATTATGGCCCGACTGGAGAGCAACTATCAGTATCTGCTGGCCCGCGAAACGGCCACCCTGCGCATTACGCGTAAACTTGCTGATGGGGGCTATCGCGCCTCTTGCGTCACTACCGTCGCGCTCGACGAGGAGTATCTGGCAAAGCATCAGCAAAACGACCCTGTCTGA
- a CDS encoding SDR family oxidoreductase produces the protein MAKNQTELQDPTTQYYTGEYPQQKQPAPGVQSKMDPVPDCGEQSYKGSGRLQNRKALVTGGDSGIGRAAAIAYAREGADVAINYLPAEEEDAQQVKQLIEEAGRKAVLLPGDLSDESFARSLVHKAHEALGGLDVLALVAGKQTAVEDIADLTTQQFKETYAVNVLALFYITQEALPLLPAGASIITTSSIQAYQPSPHLLDYASTKAAILNYSRGLAKQVAEKGIRVNVVAPGPIWTALQICGGQPQEKIPQFGQQTPMKRAGQPAELAPVYVYLASQESSYVTAEVHGVCGGEHLA, from the coding sequence ATGGCTAAGAATCAAACCGAACTTCAGGACCCAACCACCCAGTACTACACCGGCGAGTATCCGCAGCAGAAGCAGCCTGCGCCGGGCGTTCAGTCGAAAATGGATCCGGTACCCGATTGCGGTGAGCAGAGCTATAAAGGCAGCGGCCGACTTCAGAATCGTAAGGCACTGGTGACAGGGGGCGACTCCGGCATCGGGCGTGCTGCCGCCATTGCTTACGCGCGTGAAGGGGCGGATGTGGCGATTAACTATCTGCCTGCCGAAGAAGAGGATGCGCAGCAAGTTAAGCAGCTGATTGAAGAGGCTGGCCGCAAAGCGGTGCTGTTACCCGGCGATTTGAGCGATGAGAGCTTTGCCCGCTCGCTAGTGCATAAAGCGCATGAGGCGCTGGGCGGACTGGACGTGCTGGCGCTGGTCGCGGGGAAACAGACGGCGGTCGAGGACATTGCCGACCTGACTACCCAACAATTTAAAGAGACCTACGCGGTGAACGTGCTGGCCCTCTTTTACATCACGCAGGAGGCGCTGCCGCTGTTGCCAGCCGGTGCGAGCATCATTACTACCTCCTCTATCCAGGCTTATCAGCCAAGTCCACACCTGTTGGATTACGCCTCTACCAAGGCGGCGATCCTTAACTACAGCCGCGGGCTGGCGAAGCAGGTGGCTGAGAAAGGGATTCGCGTGAACGTGGTGGCACCGGGTCCAATCTGGACAGCGCTGCAGATTTGTGGCGGCCAGCCGCAGGAGAAAATCCCGCAGTTTGGTCAGCAAACGCCGATGAAACGTGCCGGTCAGCCGGCAGAGCTGGCGCCGGTATATGTTTATCTGGCAAGTCAGGAATCTAGCTATGTTACCGCAGAAGTGCATGGGGTATGCGGCGGGGAACATCTGGCATAA
- a CDS encoding autotransporter outer membrane beta-barrel domain-containing protein: MADKTATDIYMDGHRSPTDSQTLTVSGTDMTGYYIQGSTGGTANINVTNNAKVDMVEVGSAKDTTNTTVNIDHATLNGENSAIEYGGKNKSYMMGAAIYVDPLDKGAHNVNVSNGSVLHGSIISAGAGTQNIAISNSTMDNAGIYTGSATSDVTVSLTNATLDASNSQVAKKMKTLVDTLSKTEPFSDINLDAFSDVAIAMYGTTHESLTLNNSTVTGDVGIINDKGQVDLSVTNNSVVNGNVTLNGNATDTILVDNSTINGDVNTSQNSGNTTVTLQNNANVNGDITTGTGNDTVVLVNNSHVSGNVSGGDGTDTLSMDAGSSISGQINQFETINTTSANSITIDTINDATSWNLQNGSRLVSATTGSNAVVNMSTDSFVDFGQITGSDNAVVVNNITPSALNQQNLVIGTFTTNTEGAPQDYAAARFTNGEQQVENRSGAYNYDNSLDIVAANGDVTPQTLLAADNSQSWNIVFNSERGSLASDVQGLIAGLDAAEQAGHQVTDDITSHLDRLHLAALTGTQQEGAQVWGDFLYQNGTFSNDVDYTSITQGAQGGVDWTHALANGDSVTGGVALAWTRSRVDDTQSGPDSFKDTVYGNYYSLYGGWEQAMNGRDWGLFADGSFSYGDMRYTLSANNVTGNTSGMTEALHGSTDGNLYMAQARAGVNVLLPGETLLQPYAILGWDQTKANGFSDKEVTFADSQVSSWNGGAGLRLSTTLTDLNKNVQITPWVDARFQKEFSDDTDIQAADYHNTQGHNNTMGMFGAGINATVAHNFSVNTGIYYGTGDVDNDASVQAGLSYSF, encoded by the coding sequence ATGGCCGATAAAACCGCAACCGATATCTATATGGATGGTCACCGCTCGCCAACCGATAGCCAAACCTTAACCGTCTCTGGCACGGATATGACAGGCTATTATATTCAGGGCAGTACCGGCGGTACCGCCAATATTAATGTCACCAATAACGCTAAGGTGGATATGGTCGAAGTCGGATCGGCTAAGGATACTACCAATACTACGGTCAATATCGATCATGCCACCCTGAACGGTGAAAACAGCGCGATCGAATACGGCGGGAAAAATAAAAGCTATATGATGGGCGCCGCCATCTATGTTGACCCTCTTGATAAGGGGGCCCACAACGTGAATGTCAGCAATGGCAGTGTCCTGCACGGCAGTATTATCAGCGCGGGGGCGGGCACGCAAAATATTGCTATCAGTAATAGCACCATGGACAACGCCGGCATTTATACCGGCAGTGCCACTTCGGATGTCACCGTCTCGCTGACCAACGCCACTCTCGACGCCAGCAACAGCCAGGTGGCGAAGAAGATGAAAACACTCGTGGACACACTGAGTAAGACCGAACCGTTCAGCGATATCAACCTGGATGCCTTTAGCGATGTGGCGATTGCGATGTATGGCACTACCCACGAAAGTTTAACCCTGAATAACAGTACCGTGACCGGGGATGTGGGCATCATCAATGATAAAGGTCAGGTCGATCTCTCAGTCACGAATAACAGCGTGGTGAATGGCAATGTCACCCTCAACGGCAACGCCACCGACACCATACTGGTAGATAACAGCACCATTAATGGTGATGTGAATACCAGCCAGAATAGCGGCAATACCACGGTTACCCTGCAAAATAACGCCAACGTCAATGGCGATATCACCACCGGCACCGGCAACGATACCGTCGTGCTGGTCAATAACTCCCACGTCAGCGGCAACGTGTCAGGCGGCGACGGCACCGATACCCTATCCATGGATGCGGGCAGCTCTATATCCGGGCAGATTAATCAGTTCGAAACCATCAACACCACCAGCGCGAACAGCATTACTATCGATACTATTAACGATGCCACGAGCTGGAATCTACAAAATGGCTCACGTCTTGTCTCCGCTACCACGGGCAGTAATGCCGTTGTGAATATGAGTACCGATAGCTTTGTCGATTTCGGCCAGATTACCGGCAGCGACAACGCGGTCGTGGTGAATAACATCACCCCCTCGGCGCTGAATCAGCAAAACCTGGTGATCGGCACCTTTACGACAAACACAGAGGGTGCGCCACAAGATTACGCAGCCGCCCGTTTTACCAATGGTGAGCAGCAGGTTGAGAACCGGAGTGGAGCCTATAACTACGATAACAGCCTGGACATTGTCGCCGCCAATGGGGATGTCACCCCGCAAACGCTGCTCGCCGCAGACAACAGCCAGAGCTGGAATATCGTCTTTAACAGTGAGCGAGGCTCTCTGGCGAGCGATGTTCAGGGGCTGATCGCCGGGCTGGATGCCGCCGAACAGGCGGGCCACCAGGTCACCGACGACATCACCAGTCACCTGGATCGTCTGCATCTTGCTGCCCTGACCGGGACGCAGCAGGAGGGGGCGCAGGTATGGGGAGATTTCCTCTATCAGAACGGCACCTTCAGCAACGATGTGGATTACACCAGCATCACCCAGGGCGCGCAGGGCGGCGTTGACTGGACGCACGCGCTCGCCAACGGTGACAGCGTGACCGGCGGTGTCGCCCTGGCCTGGACCCGCAGTCGCGTGGATGATACCCAGAGCGGCCCGGATAGCTTCAAAGATACCGTCTACGGTAACTATTACAGCCTTTATGGCGGCTGGGAGCAGGCAATGAATGGCCGTGACTGGGGCCTGTTCGCGGACGGTAGCTTCAGCTATGGCGATATGCGCTACACCCTCTCCGCCAACAACGTGACCGGCAACACCAGCGGCATGACCGAAGCTCTGCACGGTTCCACCGACGGCAACCTGTATATGGCGCAGGCGCGTGCTGGGGTGAACGTGCTCCTGCCAGGGGAGACGCTGCTACAGCCGTACGCCATTCTTGGCTGGGATCAGACCAAAGCCAACGGCTTCTCTGACAAGGAGGTGACCTTCGCCGACAGCCAGGTCTCCTCCTGGAACGGCGGCGCAGGGCTGCGTCTCTCCACCACCCTCACCGATCTCAATAAGAACGTGCAGATCACCCCCTGGGTGGATGCCCGCTTCCAGAAAGAGTTCAGCGATGATACGGATATCCAGGCGGCGGATTATCACAATACTCAGGGTCATAACAATACGATGGGCATGTTCGGTGCGGGGATCAACGCCACTGTTGCCCATAACTTCTCGGTCAATACGGGCATTTACTATGGCACCGGCGATGTGGATAACGACGCCAGCGTGCAGGCCGGTTTAAGCTATAGCTTCTGA